A region from the Dehalococcoides mccartyi CG5 genome encodes:
- a CDS encoding DnaJ C-terminal domain-containing protein produces the protein MANEKNLYETLGVPKTASADEIKKAYRKLARKYHPDLNPGDKASEETFKKINQAYEILSNPENRTKYDKYGEQWQYGEQYEKARTSQQQTQGSPFGGYDFNFGSSEGGGFEDILSQMLGGRTGRRRSHPQPGQSIEQPVDISLEEAASGTSRLLSFQMQKPCETCGGSGAKDKKICPTCQGTGINPGIERLEVKIPAGVNTDSKIRLAGKGGYGQAGGQRGDLYLRIHVRPHEKFERKDDDLTVNVPVNLTTAMLGGEIFIPSLKGKLALKIPAETQNGRTFRLKGQGIPHLGKDGSGDLLAKVSIVLPEKLTDTERDLFEKLRQLRPDS, from the coding sequence ATGGCAAATGAAAAAAACTTATACGAAACGCTGGGCGTCCCTAAAACCGCCAGTGCGGACGAAATAAAAAAGGCATACCGTAAGCTTGCCCGCAAATACCACCCTGACTTGAATCCGGGGGACAAGGCGTCTGAAGAAACCTTCAAGAAGATAAATCAGGCTTACGAAATATTGAGCAACCCGGAAAACCGGACCAAGTATGACAAGTACGGGGAGCAGTGGCAGTACGGTGAGCAGTATGAAAAAGCCCGCACCAGCCAGCAGCAAACCCAGGGCAGTCCCTTTGGCGGATATGACTTTAACTTTGGCAGTTCCGAAGGCGGCGGATTTGAAGATATCTTAAGCCAGATGCTGGGCGGACGCACCGGCAGACGCCGAAGCCATCCCCAGCCTGGACAAAGCATTGAACAACCCGTAGACATTTCGCTGGAGGAAGCCGCCAGCGGTACCAGCCGTCTGCTAAGTTTCCAGATGCAAAAACCCTGTGAAACCTGCGGGGGCAGCGGTGCAAAAGATAAAAAGATCTGCCCAACCTGTCAGGGTACGGGTATAAATCCGGGGATTGAAAGGCTGGAAGTCAAGATACCGGCCGGTGTTAATACTGACTCCAAAATCCGTCTGGCAGGCAAAGGCGGGTATGGACAGGCGGGTGGACAAAGGGGTGACCTGTACCTTCGCATCCATGTACGCCCCCATGAAAAGTTTGAACGCAAAGACGATGACCTTACGGTAAATGTACCGGTAAACCTGACTACCGCCATGCTGGGCGGGGAAATATTTATCCCCTCGCTCAAGGGCAAACTGGCGCTTAAAATACCGGCTGAAACCCAGAACGGTCGCACTTTCCGCCTTAAAGGACAGGGTATCCCCCATCTGGGGAAGGATGGAAGCGGAGATTTGCTGGCTAAAGTCAGCATTGTACTGCCTGAAAAACTTACAGATACCGAAAGAGACCTTTTTGAAAAACTGCGCCAGCTTCGGCCGGACAGTTAA
- a CDS encoding MerR family transcriptional regulator → MENTNQPRYVISVAAEILGMQTYTLRYYERVGIIKPFRSQGRIRLYSEQDIERLKLAKTLLDELGINMAGVEVILNMRNRIQELMSENEALKEEIQLLREE, encoded by the coding sequence ATGGAAAATACCAATCAGCCACGTTATGTAATCTCGGTAGCCGCCGAAATACTGGGCATGCAGACCTACACCCTGCGTTATTACGAACGGGTGGGCATTATCAAGCCATTCCGTTCACAGGGCAGGATAAGGTTATACTCGGAGCAGGATATTGAACGACTGAAACTGGCCAAGACTCTGCTGGATGAGCTGGGCATAAATATGGCCGGGGTGGAAGTGATACTAAATATGCGTAATCGTATTCAGGAGCTTATGTCCGAAAATGAAGCCCTGAAGGAAGAAATACAACTACTCAGAGAGGAGTAA
- a CDS encoding ATP-dependent Clp protease ATP-binding subunit: MRQEKFTEQAQEALSASQMLVQEYQHSQWDVEHVLLALVRQEKGLVGEIIKELKLSSEEITKQLVEALKRSPKAVGGNVQIYPTPRIISLLQTANNEADRLRDEFIGTEHLLVAIAGDTQGESARILKHFGIDQEKVYSALQKIRGGHRVTDARAESKYRALAKYSRDLTELAKQGKIDPVIGRDQEIRRVMQILSRRTKNNPVIVGEAGVGKTAIAEGVAQKIADNDVPESLRDRKVMALDMGALVAGSKFRGEFEERLKAVMDEVRQSAGEIILFIDEIHTVVGAGAAEGAIDASNMLKPALSRGELQTIGATTLDDYRKYIEKDTALERRFQPVYVEEPTVEQTIEILKGIRPKYETHHKLKISDAALEAAVRLSSRYITERQLPDKAIDLIDEAASKLRLDSESAPPEVKKLENEFRQAGIEEEAASQLQDYEKAAELKAEKIRLEEKFNTAREEWLKQEKIAEEVTDKQITELVSSMTGIPVSQMLEGEASKLLNMEERIHERMVDQEEAVKAVAEAIRRSRAGLKDPRRPIGSFLFLGPTGVGKTELARSLAWFLFDDETAMVRLDMSEYQEKHTVSRLVGAPPGYVGYDEGGQLTELVRRRPYRVILLDEIEKAHPDVYNSLLQLLDDGRLTDGQGRTVDFKNTVIIMTSNAGIETIKRESALGFAVRTDDTKTRHDSYERMKDKVMTEVKKTFRPEFINRVDEIIVFHELAEEQIRQIVDFMIKDVSKRLEERKLKLELTDEAKGWLAKVGYDPAFGARPLRRAIERYVESPLAGKLLRNEFSENATILVDKADEALSFSQKAA; encoded by the coding sequence ATGAGACAGGAAAAATTTACCGAACAAGCCCAGGAAGCCCTCAGCGCTTCACAGATGCTGGTACAGGAATATCAGCACAGCCAATGGGATGTTGAACATGTACTGCTGGCTCTTGTCCGTCAGGAAAAAGGGCTGGTGGGTGAAATAATCAAAGAGCTGAAACTAAGCTCCGAGGAAATAACCAAACAGCTGGTAGAGGCTTTGAAACGTTCGCCTAAAGCAGTAGGCGGCAATGTTCAGATATACCCCACCCCCCGCATTATCAGCCTGCTGCAAACCGCCAACAACGAAGCAGACCGCCTGCGGGATGAATTCATAGGCACGGAACATCTGCTGGTAGCTATAGCAGGAGATACCCAGGGAGAATCTGCCCGCATCCTGAAGCATTTTGGTATTGATCAGGAAAAAGTCTATTCCGCCCTCCAGAAAATAAGGGGCGGACACCGGGTGACTGATGCCAGAGCCGAAAGCAAATACAGGGCACTGGCCAAATACAGCCGTGACCTTACCGAACTGGCTAAACAGGGCAAGATAGACCCGGTAATAGGCCGTGATCAGGAAATCCGCCGGGTTATGCAGATACTCTCCCGCCGCACCAAGAACAACCCTGTGATAGTGGGGGAAGCAGGTGTAGGCAAAACTGCCATTGCCGAAGGGGTTGCCCAAAAAATTGCGGATAACGACGTACCCGAATCCCTGCGTGACCGCAAGGTAATGGCACTGGATATGGGTGCATTGGTTGCCGGAAGCAAGTTCCGGGGGGAGTTTGAAGAACGCCTCAAAGCCGTAATGGACGAAGTGCGCCAATCTGCCGGTGAAATTATTTTGTTTATAGATGAAATCCATACCGTAGTCGGGGCAGGGGCAGCCGAGGGGGCTATTGATGCCTCAAACATGCTGAAGCCGGCCTTATCCAGGGGTGAACTCCAGACTATTGGGGCTACCACTCTGGATGACTACCGCAAATATATTGAAAAAGACACCGCTCTGGAGCGCCGCTTCCAGCCGGTATATGTGGAAGAACCTACAGTGGAACAAACTATTGAGATACTAAAGGGTATCAGACCCAAGTACGAAACCCACCACAAGCTGAAGATAAGTGACGCCGCTCTGGAGGCAGCCGTCAGGCTGTCCAGCCGTTACATAACTGAACGCCAACTGCCCGATAAGGCTATAGACCTTATTGACGAAGCCGCAAGCAAACTCCGTCTGGATAGCGAAAGCGCCCCGCCGGAAGTAAAGAAGCTGGAAAATGAATTTCGTCAGGCAGGCATTGAGGAAGAAGCCGCCTCCCAACTGCAGGATTATGAAAAAGCGGCTGAACTCAAGGCTGAAAAAATACGCTTGGAAGAAAAGTTCAACACTGCCCGTGAGGAATGGCTGAAACAGGAGAAAATAGCCGAAGAAGTAACTGACAAACAGATAACCGAGCTGGTTTCCTCTATGACCGGCATACCTGTCAGCCAGATGCTTGAAGGCGAGGCTTCCAAACTGCTGAATATGGAAGAGCGTATCCACGAGCGGATGGTAGACCAGGAAGAAGCCGTAAAAGCCGTTGCCGAAGCTATCCGCCGCAGCAGGGCAGGTCTTAAAGACCCGCGCCGCCCTATAGGCAGTTTCCTGTTTTTAGGCCCGACCGGGGTGGGCAAAACAGAACTGGCCCGAAGTCTGGCCTGGTTTTTGTTTGACGATGAAACCGCCATGGTAAGGCTGGATATGTCCGAATATCAGGAAAAGCACACCGTATCCCGTCTGGTGGGGGCACCTCCCGGATATGTGGGCTACGATGAAGGCGGGCAACTAACCGAATTGGTTCGCCGCCGCCCTTATCGGGTTATCCTGCTGGATGAAATTGAAAAAGCCCATCCAGATGTCTACAATTCCTTGCTCCAGCTATTGGATGACGGCCGTCTGACAGACGGGCAGGGCAGAACAGTGGACTTTAAAAATACGGTCATTATAATGACCTCTAACGCAGGCATAGAAACCATAAAACGCGAATCTGCTCTGGGTTTCGCAGTCAGAACCGATGACACCAAAACCCGCCATGACAGCTATGAACGCATGAAAGACAAGGTCATGACCGAAGTCAAAAAGACCTTCCGTCCGGAGTTCATCAACCGGGTAGATGAAATAATTGTCTTCCACGAGCTGGCAGAGGAACAGATACGCCAGATAGTAGATTTCATGATAAAAGACGTTTCCAAACGTCTTGAGGAACGCAAACTCAAACTGGAGCTGACCGACGAGGCTAAGGGCTGGCTGGCCAAGGTGGGTTATGACCCGGCTTTCGGTGCCAGACCCCTTCGCAGAGCCATTGAAAGATACGTGGAAAGCCCGCTGGCGGGCAAGCTGCTTCGCAATGAGTTTAGTGAAAA